tttattaatgagtTTTCTCACAGTAAGAGCTTGTTGACGAGCaagatttgtaattttatctAATAACTCATCAGAAATGGGGTTTCCTCCCAGTTTGGCAAAGTAACACATTTCGTCTTCTGCGTCTAATACAAGCGTAATGCTATCCGGAGCGAAACTCTCCTCTTCCTCCGTTGGGTCAACCAAAATTTTATCTCCTTCCATTATTGCCATTGTAACGGAAACAGGGATGCATTGTAATTGTAACTGAGAATACTTGTTTTTAACTACCTTGATGAGAGTTTTATCCgaatcttcttcttcaaaagtCTCGACTTTAGGCATTTTAACTTCTTTTAAAGCTAATATGAGTGCAGTTATTATTGCATCCTTAACATTTCCATCGTGGTTGAGACAAGAGAAGTCGATTTTAAGTACCCAAGCATATTCTCCAGGAACAATACAGAGAGTGTCCAAATTGATGACGCCCGAGTTTTCTAAAATATCCATAACGAATTTTGAGAGTAC
The genomic region above belongs to Lepeophtheirus salmonis chromosome 8, UVic_Lsal_1.4, whole genome shotgun sequence and contains:
- the LOC121122603 gene encoding exosome complex component RRP43; protein product: MSASEVFRRVQPKEYFNQHVDKGLRLDGREGGLDSLRPLSISSGSITTADGSSIIKKGNTIVICGITLQIATPTEEHPNRGFIVPHVDLPTMCNPRNYKSRGQISDEIQVLSKFVMDILENSGVINLDTLCIVPGEYAWVLKIDFSCLNHDGNVKDAIITALILALKEVKMPKVETFEEEDSDKTLIKVVKNKYSQLQLQCIPVSVTMAIMEGDKILVDPTEEEESFAPDSITLVLDAEDEMCYFAKLGGNPISDELLDKITNLARQQALTVRKLINKN